The following coding sequences are from one Psychrobacter sp. AH5 window:
- the cas6f gene encoding type I-F CRISPR-associated endoribonuclease Cas6/Csy4, protein MSNLTHYQEITLLPDPEISSYFIWSKLFTQLHIALAEMKNNHGIDSIGVSFPDYHYDEKGKSSKLGLKLRVFAPNQKELEILNLDKWLERLTDYVHVKRINEVGDKAKGHIVVRRYRNKNVFKQAEAFAEHKGITLEAALIHCAKHKQDNKPYPYINLRSISNNQPYTLSIIQEMVDNEVKGSLNSYGINNAADTVTVPHW, encoded by the coding sequence ATGTCTAACCTTACCCATTACCAAGAAATCACCCTATTACCTGATCCTGAAATCAGTAGCTACTTCATTTGGAGTAAGCTATTTACCCAATTGCACATTGCCTTAGCGGAGATGAAAAATAATCACGGCATCGACTCCATCGGTGTCAGCTTCCCTGATTATCATTATGATGAAAAGGGTAAATCATCCAAGCTGGGACTAAAGTTACGTGTCTTTGCACCTAATCAAAAGGAATTAGAAATTTTAAACCTTGATAAATGGTTAGAGCGATTAACTGACTACGTGCATGTAAAGCGCATCAATGAAGTTGGTGACAAAGCCAAAGGGCACATCGTAGTCAGACGCTACCGCAATAAAAACGTGTTCAAGCAAGCTGAAGCCTTCGCTGAGCATAAAGGCATTACGCTGGAGGCGGCGCTAATACACTGCGCCAAACACAAGCAGGATAATAAACCCTATCCGTATATTAACTTAAGGAGCATTAGCAATAATCAGCCCTACACTTTATCTATTATTCAAGAGATGGTAGATAACGAGGTCAAAGGGTCGTTAAATAGTTATGGCATTAATAATGCGGCAGATACGGTTACTGTACCGCATTGGTAA
- the csy3 gene encoding type I-F CRISPR-associated protein Csy3 translates to MSKLKTASVLAFERNLDISDAFFAQQNIQNKDSKAQPVTIKEKSVRGTISNRLKNPEKIDPAKLDAEIEKANLQRVDSAALDEDCDTLVVTWSCKVLPFSGKPSVCNNQDYQQALVSTVQDYLENQGVSELARRYATNIANARWLWRNRVGAESIQVSVSCTVDGSAQRFDFDAKSISLRGFDEEAAQNDDINQLASLIEQGLNDDAFIILYVKATAIMGYGQEVYPSQELVLDTGKTKSKELYQINGKAGMHSQKVSNAIRTIDDWYPDAEFPIAVEPYGAVTTLGTAFRQPKADMDFYTLFDNWVLKGEAPDVNQQHYVMGVLIRGGVFGASAKEK, encoded by the coding sequence ATGAGTAAATTAAAAACCGCTAGCGTATTGGCTTTTGAGCGTAACCTCGACATCTCTGACGCTTTTTTTGCCCAACAAAACATTCAAAACAAAGACAGCAAAGCGCAACCTGTTACTATTAAAGAAAAATCAGTGCGCGGTACGATTAGTAACCGTCTAAAAAACCCTGAAAAAATTGACCCTGCCAAATTAGATGCTGAAATCGAAAAAGCTAACCTACAACGCGTAGATTCTGCCGCGTTAGACGAGGACTGCGACACCTTGGTAGTAACTTGGAGCTGTAAGGTATTACCTTTCTCAGGTAAGCCTAGCGTTTGTAACAACCAAGATTATCAACAAGCTTTAGTTTCGACTGTACAGGATTATTTAGAAAACCAAGGTGTCAGTGAATTGGCACGCCGCTATGCTACTAATATCGCTAATGCACGCTGGCTGTGGCGCAACCGCGTAGGCGCTGAAAGTATTCAAGTTAGTGTTAGCTGTACCGTTGATGGCAGTGCGCAGCGCTTTGATTTTGATGCTAAATCAATCTCGCTACGTGGCTTTGATGAGGAGGCGGCACAAAACGATGATATCAATCAACTTGCCAGCCTTATTGAGCAAGGATTAAATGATGACGCTTTTATCATTTTATACGTCAAAGCTACTGCTATCATGGGCTACGGTCAAGAAGTCTATCCCTCGCAAGAGCTAGTACTTGATACTGGCAAAACGAAATCTAAAGAGCTTTATCAAATTAATGGTAAAGCGGGCATGCACTCACAAAAAGTCAGCAACGCCATTCGTACTATCGACGACTGGTATCCTGATGCCGAGTTCCCTATCGCCGTTGAGCCTTATGGTGCCGTAACCACTTTAGGTACTGCCTTTCGCCAGCCCAAAGCTGACATGGACTTTTACACCTTGTTTGATAATTGGGTATTAAAAGGTGAGGCGCCAGACGTCAACCAACAGCATTATGTGATGGGTGTACTTATCCGTGGTGGCGTATTCGGTGCCAGCGCCAAGGAGAAATAA
- the csy1 gene encoding type I-F CRISPR-associated protein Csy1, with protein MSDISPEQAKDAVKAFLSHLYDKKTEKEQKQLAKAIEDDDIDKISELNESLSKFKEKYELETWMDYAANKMTNQIGFGTHISKGVHSSSKGDNINFSPKNDLPESLVGHQSINNHNLDASGNAAALPLFSFYDYEVIGDKKIKDLIIENNESFKQALSKNTELSEQYFEVFRQSLIGANSQPHTSEYNKQTLWHINDYEYICIVPLYPSSLTNYVHKKINHIKYSEEIVAAKKNRFSKNTEIEQLSYLTLSELAIVRIGGSNPQGVSRHMSSQGGINYLLPSLPPMLNIANSTFKPSKFASTIFAKSLANKVNPIIQDIFYVVKSAKNNVDIRDARKEAMDEILKRIFEFANYMRNDLPAGWTKDSELDECEQFWLDPKRAELPDEEEWSTRREQTEWHKEIIHRFARWMNALLQEKFKDIRTEIADPEHNQWERDIEAMKSLYERAGKGVFL; from the coding sequence ATGTCAGATATCTCCCCTGAACAAGCAAAAGATGCTGTAAAAGCATTTCTATCTCATCTATATGATAAGAAAACTGAGAAAGAACAAAAGCAACTCGCTAAAGCTATTGAAGATGATGATATTGATAAAATATCTGAACTGAATGAATCATTGTCTAAATTCAAAGAGAAATACGAATTAGAGACTTGGATGGATTATGCCGCTAATAAAATGACCAATCAAATCGGCTTTGGTACTCATATCTCAAAAGGAGTACATTCAAGCTCAAAAGGAGATAATATCAATTTTAGCCCTAAAAATGACTTACCAGAGAGCTTAGTTGGGCATCAATCTATCAATAATCACAATCTAGATGCGAGTGGAAACGCTGCTGCTCTTCCACTATTTTCATTTTATGATTATGAGGTTATAGGAGATAAGAAAATTAAAGACCTCATTATTGAAAATAATGAATCATTTAAACAAGCTTTATCAAAAAACACTGAACTCTCAGAACAGTATTTTGAAGTGTTTAGACAGTCTCTTATTGGAGCAAACTCTCAGCCACATACCAGTGAATATAATAAACAAACTCTATGGCATATTAACGATTATGAGTACATATGCATAGTTCCTCTCTACCCTTCTTCTTTGACAAATTATGTTCACAAAAAAATCAATCACATTAAATATTCTGAAGAAATTGTTGCAGCAAAAAAGAATAGATTTTCTAAAAACACTGAAATCGAACAACTTTCTTATCTTACTCTTTCAGAGTTAGCTATTGTGCGAATAGGAGGAAGTAATCCACAAGGTGTCAGTAGACATATGAGTTCACAGGGTGGAATTAACTATCTCCTCCCCTCTCTACCACCAATGCTGAACATAGCAAATAGCACTTTTAAGCCTTCTAAGTTTGCTAGCACTATCTTTGCCAAGTCGTTAGCTAATAAGGTCAATCCTATCATTCAAGATATCTTCTACGTGGTAAAAAGTGCCAAGAACAATGTCGATATTCGCGATGCACGTAAAGAGGCGATGGATGAAATTTTGAAGCGCATTTTTGAGTTTGCCAATTATATGCGTAACGATCTGCCCGCTGGCTGGACAAAGGATTCTGAGCTGGATGAGTGTGAGCAGTTTTGGTTAGACCCCAAGCGTGCCGAATTGCCTGACGAAGAGGAATGGAGTACTCGCCGCGAGCAGACAGAGTGGCACAAAGAAATTATTCATCGCTTTGCTCGCTGGATGAACGCTCTATTGCAAGAGAAGTTTAAGGATATTCGTACCGAGATTGCTGATCCTGAGCACAACCAGTGGGAACGTGATATTGAAGCTATGAAGAGCTTGTATGAGCGAGCAGGTAAAGGAGTGTTTTTATGA
- the csy2 gene encoding type I-F CRISPR-associated protein Csy2, translating into MSDSVIGYLLFKKVVIEGANAISSPLTFGFPAITGFLGSFHAMSRKVAALDELDNLSLCGVLLACHECHPQIYRDKSYSNYTFNQTRNPIKKDGKTASIIEEGKCRLVMSFAVEVLGSNRPDEAKTEILMTKTKQWIQQQRMAGGSVQGIDRFNPVQFISYDDVDAITAHLLPAFVLMDAQEEFTEIINEVQADNPDATPLDALIEVCALHHIPETQKNGDTKWAAASRKTGRGWLVPMPIGYQGISELYDAGVMQNVRNPEYPSQYVEAIYSLGKWVYPQRLGGAYSEYDITNAFWRYHYDNEQNLYLVTQEPEF; encoded by the coding sequence ATGAGTGATTCAGTGATCGGTTATTTATTGTTCAAAAAAGTAGTTATTGAAGGTGCTAATGCTATCTCTAGCCCACTAACCTTTGGCTTCCCCGCTATCACTGGGTTTTTGGGTAGCTTTCATGCGATGTCGCGTAAAGTAGCAGCACTTGATGAGTTAGATAATTTGTCTCTATGCGGTGTATTGCTTGCTTGCCACGAGTGCCATCCACAGATATACCGAGACAAGAGCTATAGCAACTATACGTTTAATCAAACACGAAACCCTATCAAAAAAGATGGCAAAACCGCTTCTATTATCGAAGAGGGTAAATGCCGATTGGTCATGAGTTTTGCGGTTGAAGTATTAGGCAGCAATAGACCTGATGAGGCGAAAACTGAAATCCTGATGACCAAAACTAAGCAATGGATTCAGCAACAACGCATGGCTGGCGGTAGCGTGCAGGGTATCGATCGTTTCAATCCTGTGCAGTTTATTAGTTATGATGATGTCGATGCTATCACAGCTCATCTATTACCTGCCTTTGTACTGATGGACGCGCAAGAGGAGTTTACTGAGATTATTAATGAGGTACAAGCCGATAATCCAGACGCTACGCCGCTTGATGCATTAATAGAGGTTTGCGCGTTGCATCATATCCCTGAAACCCAAAAAAACGGCGATACTAAATGGGCAGCGGCTTCTCGTAAAACAGGGCGCGGCTGGTTAGTACCGATGCCGATAGGTTATCAAGGTATCTCTGAGCTTTATGATGCGGGCGTCATGCAAAATGTGCGCAATCCTGAATACCCCAGCCAGTATGTCGAAGCCATTTATAGCCTTGGTAAGTGGGTGTATCCGCAGCGCTTAGGCGGAGCCTATAGCGAATATGATATCACTAATGCGTTTTGGCGTTACCATTATGATAATGAACAGAATCTGTACCTAGTAACCCAAGAACCTGAATTTTAA